TCCAGCACCCCGGGTGAGGGGGCCGCCTTCAAGGTCTCTCTTCCATGCCTCCAGGATTAGCCAATGAGCTGTAAATAGCGATATAATAGTTATAGACTATCAAAGCTTAAGCATATGCTTCCGAAGCGAGTTTTGCGAAGTGATTCAATGAGGTTTATGCTATCAAAACTTAAGCATATGCTTCCGAAGCGAGTTTTGCGAAGTGATTCAATGAGGTTTATGCTATCAAAACTTTTAGGAGGTTATTTCATGTACGAAATCGTCATTATCGGTGCCGGTCCTGCCGGTGCAAGCGCCGCCCTGTTCGCTGCCAAGGCCGGCAAAAAAACGCTGCTGATTGACAACGACAAAGGTATGACCCGCAGAGGCTGGTATGAAAATTATTACGGAATTAGCGAGATCGGCGGACCTGAGCTGGTAGAAACCGGACATAAACAGGCCGTGAAGTTCGGGGCCGAGCTGGTTGCCGGACAAGCGACGTCGCTGGAAGCCAGCGGTGAGGGCTTTGTCATTGGGACGGAGAGCGGAGCTACTTATGAGGCTAAGCATGTCGTGCTGGCGACAGGTGTTCTGACGGATCTGGCTGCCGCAGCCGGGGTAACGACCAAGGAGGGTACGGAGCCAAGAATCAAGACCGTGATTGCCGCCACACCGGAAGGCAGAACCAATATCGACGGGATCTGGGCCGCCGGAACCGTTGCCGGAATGAGTGTTCACGCGATTATCACTGCCGGGGACGGCGCCAAGGTTGCCGTCAACATTATCAGTGAGCTGAACGGGGCACGTTATGTCGATCACGATTTGCTGAAGGGTTAGCTGATACTACATAAGAACCGCCTTTCCTTAAGAGGAGAGGCGGTTCTTTTTTACGAAATATTGTTATTTGTTGAGACTGGCGACTCTCTGCTCCGGTGCGCTCTGCTGCGGCCTGCCGCTGTAGAATTCCTGAACGATGTAGAGGGGACGGCCCTTCGATTCATCATAGATTCGTCCGACATACTCGCCCAGAATACCCAGCATGAGCAGCACGAACCCGTTGAAGGTCAATGTGATCCCGATCATCGATGCCCATCCCTTCACGGCCGCATCCGTAAAGAGCGCCAGATACAGCACATACATCAGGTACAGAAAACCGGATACGGACAGAAGCACTCCAAGAACACCAGCCAGCTTCAGCGGCTTATAAGAGAAGGAGGTAATGCCGTCCAGCGACAGCTTCAGCATCCGCCCTAACGGATATTTGGTCTCTCCGGCCAGCCGCTCCTCCCGCTCGTATTCTATCGCCTTCTGGCGGAATCCAACCCAGCTGACGAGACCGCGAACGAAGCGGTTCTTCTCGGGCAGACGCTTCAGCTCATCGCAGACTCTGCGGTCCATCAGGCGGAAATCACCGGTGTCCACCGGAATGGAGATATCTGTCGAATAACGCAGCACCCGGTAAAATAAGCTGGCCGTCCACTTTTTGAACAGGGACTCTCCGTTTCGCTTGATCCGCTTGGCGTACACGACCTGGTAGCCTTGCTTCCACTCCGCAATCATCTCCGGAATCAGCTCGGGCGGGTCCTGGAGATCCGCGTCAATGATCACAACCGCATCGCCCAGCGCATAATCCATCCCTGCGGTAATAGCGACCTGATGCCCGAAATTGCGGGACAGATCGATCAGCTTCACACTTTCATCCCAATAGCTGTACTCCTCGATCATCTGCGCGCAATTGTCGGTGCTGCCGTCATTGACGAAGATCAGCTCGTAGGGCTCGCCTGTTGTGCCCATTACTTTTTTGATGCGCCGGTAGGTCTCCTGAATAACAGCCTCTTCATTGTACATCGGTATAATAATGGAATAGCGCACTTGAACACTCATGGGCAGCTCCTCCTCAAAAGTAGTAAGGAAGCGCGCCGGCACATGACCGGATATACGCGCTTCCCGATCTCCTGCTTCCGCAGGTTAGTTCAGGGTTATCTCATAAAGGGTTCCGGCATTGCCGCTGTTCTGTGTTCCCTGCCATTCTGCGGCCGGAACCTCCGTGCCGTTCTTGGTAATCCATTCCGTAATCTCCGAACTGCCGCCCCTCATCCCGCCCATGCCGCCGCCGCTGACCAGGAAGTACTTCACCTGCCCGCTCTCTACAAGCTCCTTCAGGCTGTCCGGGGTGTAAGGGGTATCTGACGCATTGAAGCCGTTCAGGATGACAACCTGCTCCCCTTCGTCGATGATATACGGGCCTGCTGTTCCATAATCCATCGCTGCGAACAGATATTTCTCGCCGGTATTATGCTCCTTGAGATAGCCCAGCAGAGATTCATTAATACCAGCGGCGTTATTTCTTCCCCCCATGCCACGCACGCCCGGCATGTTGGCTATGTCGGGCATGTTGCCCGTTGCGCCCATTGCGCCCATTACGCCCATTCCGAAGGAGCTGCCGCTATCCGGCCCTGCTGCCGGCGTCATGCTGTTATTGCCATAGACAATCGGCGTAAATGCCCAGTAGAGCGGACCAATCAACAGCACCATGAACCCTGTTACCGCAGCGGCATGTAACCAGGAATGCCTATTGCGTATCGCCTTCAGCAACCGCAGAATGATTAGCACTACTGTCATTGCAATACCTGCTGCCAGTATGCCCACGGACCACCCGCTGCCGATGATATCGTCATACGGACGGATAATGTACACCTCAAGCACCGTTGTAGCAAGCACAGCTGCGGGCAGCAGCCAGGACAGCCAGGCCTTCCGCTCCTTATAGTAGCTCCAGAGCTGAGACCAGCCTGCACCTGCCAGCGCCGCCACCGGCGGAGCCATCATAATCAGGTAGTACTGGTGGAAGAAGCCGGCGATGCTGAAGAATCCCATGACCGGAACCAGCCAGGCCAGCCAGAACAGGGCTTCCTTATGCTGCCGGGTAAAATTCCTGCGCCGCAGGCTGGCCAAGATCCCGATGCTGCTGAGCAGCACGAACGGCAGCAGCCAGCTCCCCTGGCCGGACAGCTCCTGCTGGAACAGCCGCAGCGGACCGGCAGTGCCGGTGTTGAACATGCCGCCACCGCCCATCCCGCCTCGTCCGTCCAGGCTTCCGAACCCGCCGAATCCGCTGTTCTCTCCTTCTCCGCGCCGTCCGCCGTCCTGACCGCCCGGCACCATGCCGCCACCGCGTCCATCCTGGCCTGAAGCAGTCCCGCCGCTGTCACGGCTCTGATTGTCCCCGGCAGCGGAATCACGACCGCTCGTCGTCCCTTGCCCGTCTGCGCCCCCTTGCCCGCCAGCTCCATCCACGGGCGGGAATTCACCGTTAAAGTCCGGCATTTCCCCGTTCATTCCGGGCATACCGCCACCGCCAAAGCCGCCACCCCCGGCTCCTCCAGTGCTGCGGTCACCGGTCAGACGGGACACACCATTATAGCCAAAAGCCAAATTCAGCACAGAGTTCGTGCCGCTGCTCCCGATGTAAGGACGCTCATCCGCCGGAATGGAATCGACAATTACAGCCCAGGATAGAGACACTGCCAGCAGTACGGCAGTGCAGGCTGCAAGGGTGCCGGTTTTCTTTTTCCAGTTCACCTTGGCTGC
The sequence above is a segment of the Paenibacillus sp. FSL R7-0204 genome. Coding sequences within it:
- a CDS encoding glycosyltransferase family 2 protein is translated as MSVQVRYSIIIPMYNEEAVIQETYRRIKKVMGTTGEPYELIFVNDGSTDNCAQMIEEYSYWDESVKLIDLSRNFGHQVAITAGMDYALGDAVVIIDADLQDPPELIPEMIAEWKQGYQVVYAKRIKRNGESLFKKWTASLFYRVLRYSTDISIPVDTGDFRLMDRRVCDELKRLPEKNRFVRGLVSWVGFRQKAIEYEREERLAGETKYPLGRMLKLSLDGITSFSYKPLKLAGVLGVLLSVSGFLYLMYVLYLALFTDAAVKGWASMIGITLTFNGFVLLMLGILGEYVGRIYDESKGRPLYIVQEFYSGRPQQSAPEQRVASLNK
- a CDS encoding ArnT family glycosyltransferase, with amino-acid sequence MKLLKRPGTDVVLLMIMLLAAVLYGYGIWNDQYANTYYTTAVGSMLQSFHNFFFASLDSAGSVTVDKPPVTFWLQTLSALVFGLHGWSVILPQVLSGVGSVLLVYLLVKPTFGRAAARLAALVMAATPVAAAVSRTNNIDTLLVFTLLLAAWFLFRGTRTHRLGSLLAAFGLIGVAFNEKMLQAYMVLPAFYLFYLLAAKVNWKKKTGTLAACTAVLLAVSLSWAVIVDSIPADERPYIGSSGTNSVLNLAFGYNGVSRLTGDRSTGGAGGGGFGGGGMPGMNGEMPDFNGEFPPVDGAGGQGGADGQGTTSGRDSAAGDNQSRDSGGTASGQDGRGGGMVPGGQDGGRRGEGENSGFGGFGSLDGRGGMGGGGMFNTGTAGPLRLFQQELSGQGSWLLPFVLLSSIGILASLRRRNFTRQHKEALFWLAWLVPVMGFFSIAGFFHQYYLIMMAPPVAALAGAGWSQLWSYYKERKAWLSWLLPAAVLATTVLEVYIIRPYDDIIGSGWSVGILAAGIAMTVVLIILRLLKAIRNRHSWLHAAAVTGFMVLLIGPLYWAFTPIVYGNNSMTPAAGPDSGSSFGMGVMGAMGATGNMPDIANMPGVRGMGGRNNAAGINESLLGYLKEHNTGEKYLFAAMDYGTAGPYIIDEGEQVVILNGFNASDTPYTPDSLKELVESGQVKYFLVSGGGMGGMRGGSSEITEWITKNGTEVPAAEWQGTQNSGNAGTLYEITLN
- a CDS encoding FAD-dependent oxidoreductase — protein: MYEIVIIGAGPAGASAALFAAKAGKKTLLIDNDKGMTRRGWYENYYGISEIGGPELVETGHKQAVKFGAELVAGQATSLEASGEGFVIGTESGATYEAKHVVLATGVLTDLAAAAGVTTKEGTEPRIKTVIAATPEGRTNIDGIWAAGTVAGMSVHAIITAGDGAKVAVNIISELNGARYVDHDLLKG